The following proteins are co-located in the Clostridiales bacterium genome:
- a CDS encoding electron transfer flavoprotein subunit alpha/FixB family protein, with translation MKIKRILVYGELEKERLHPVSLELLSKAKEIFPESDVQFGIVVLGSGIGSAVAEARKSGVDLVYHLDDDRLSVFHPEYFAAALIQAVKAFDPDLLLMGATYGGEELAPALGIRLKTGVAAHCTDIRLTKDGKLAQLVPAFGGKVIGEIFTPNTRPQIASIKPGMFLASPQEDKNASLSTLDGSLLNSVPNRIRVKGVNRKELSSLPVEKAEVVVCGGYGIGSMEHWSSLEKLAEKLGGAVACTRPAIDAGWVRDESSMIGTSGKSIRPKVYIGVGISGATHHICGMKDAGLIVSINSDPNAECFTVSDFKVTGDGNMIVRNLLEALG, from the coding sequence ATGAAGATAAAAAGAATATTGGTTTACGGCGAATTGGAAAAGGAAAGGCTTCATCCTGTCTCGCTGGAACTGCTGTCCAAGGCGAAGGAGATCTTCCCGGAAAGCGATGTGCAGTTTGGCATCGTCGTATTGGGATCGGGGATTGGCAGCGCTGTTGCCGAAGCGCGAAAAAGCGGAGTGGACCTGGTTTACCATCTGGACGATGATCGTCTTTCCGTTTTTCACCCGGAGTATTTTGCAGCAGCATTGATTCAGGCAGTAAAAGCATTCGATCCGGATCTGCTTCTCATGGGAGCGACTTATGGGGGAGAGGAGCTGGCCCCGGCTCTTGGAATTCGCTTGAAAACGGGAGTTGCTGCCCATTGTACCGACATTCGGCTGACAAAGGATGGAAAGCTTGCTCAGCTGGTACCTGCTTTTGGCGGGAAGGTAATAGGAGAAATTTTTACCCCAAATACCAGACCCCAGATTGCAAGCATTAAGCCGGGGATGTTTCTCGCGTCTCCTCAGGAGGACAAAAATGCCTCCCTTAGTACTCTGGATGGAAGTCTTTTGAACAGTGTTCCCAATCGGATCAGGGTCAAGGGTGTTAATCGAAAGGAATTGTCCTCTCTTCCAGTTGAGAAGGCCGAGGTCGTGGTATGCGGTGGGTATGGGATCGGAAGTATGGAGCATTGGAGTTCGCTGGAAAAGCTCGCTGAAAAATTGGGCGGAGCCGTGGCATGCACCCGGCCTGCCATTGACGCAGGCTGGGTCAGAGATGAAAGCAGCATGATCGGCACCAGCGGAAAATCCATTCGTCCCAAGGTTTATATCGGCGTCGGGATTTCCGGTGCGACACATCATATCTGCGGAATGAAAGATGCCGGCTTGATTGTAAGCATCAACAGTGACCCCAATGCCGAATGCTTTACTGTGTCGGATTTTAAAGTGACGGGCGATGGAAATATGATCGTCCGAAATCTTCTGGAAGCTCTGGGGTAA
- a CDS encoding electron transfer flavoprotein subunit beta/FixA family protein: protein MRIESVFPKRERRISVNIIVCVKPVPDPDKYNLLTIDPQTKRLVREGIPTVINPSDKNALEEALRLKDLYGAKVSVISMTPLFSVDKIKQCLAMGADEGFVISDRAFGGADTFSTSYTLMKAIEEIGTPDLILAGNESADGATSHVPVQLAEWMSLPHITNVTVTEAFETKLHVRKKTEEGSVDYEIDLPAVIAVERNSNQPRMITAKGMVSARSKPIRVFAKDDLDVDESLIGLCGSPTQPGELIVPNLKRASQELKGEPEEIAAQIITLIKKSGVAVAV, encoded by the coding sequence ATGCGAATTGAATCGGTATTTCCTAAGCGTGAAAGGAGAATATCAGTGAACATTATCGTTTGTGTCAAGCCGGTGCCTGACCCGGATAAATACAATCTGCTGACCATCGACCCGCAAACCAAAAGACTTGTACGGGAAGGAATTCCTACCGTGATCAATCCCTCCGATAAAAATGCATTGGAGGAAGCACTTCGGCTAAAGGATCTTTATGGTGCAAAAGTATCGGTCATCAGCATGACGCCGCTTTTCAGCGTGGATAAAATTAAACAGTGCCTTGCCATGGGAGCAGATGAGGGATTTGTGATCAGCGACCGTGCCTTCGGTGGTGCCGATACCTTCTCCACCTCATATACCCTGATGAAGGCCATTGAAGAGATCGGGACGCCTGATCTGATTCTGGCGGGAAATGAGAGTGCAGACGGCGCAACCTCCCATGTGCCGGTACAGCTTGCGGAGTGGATGTCTCTGCCCCACATCACCAATGTAACCGTAACAGAAGCTTTTGAGACAAAGCTTCACGTTCGCAAGAAGACTGAGGAGGGCAGTGTGGACTACGAGATTGATCTGCCTGCTGTCATTGCTGTGGAAAGAAACAGCAATCAGCCGAGGATGATTACCGCCAAGGGTATGGTTTCCGCAAGAAGTAAACCTATCCGGGTTTTTGCAAAGGATGATCTGGATGTTGATGAATCTCTGATTGGTCTTTGCGGCTCGCCGACACAGCCTGGAGAACTTATTGTTCCGAATTTAAAGCGAGCGTCCCAGGAACTTAAGGGAGAGCCTGAGGAGATCGCAGCTCAAATTATTACCTTGATCAAGAAATCCGGCGTTGCGGTAGCCGTATAA
- a CDS encoding aldehyde dehydrogenase family protein produces MMTNCNEYVAYDEYVAHLVSKGRAAQKIAEGFDQEKVDRLTEAVAYALTVPEVALKFGEKLVEESGMGIAKDKQAKMFSKVKGSYAQMKGQISVGLIEKDEATGIEKYAKPIGVIGAIIPITNGEATPVVKSLMALKTRNAVILAPHPKAKNVNWEIAQMIRGVLKAFDAPEDLVQAVDPDYVSVECSQQIMAQVDFILATGGTPMVRQAYSSGNPAIGVGTGNVVSIVDGTTDMDAVADMIVRSKSFDNATSCSTENNIIVFEDAYNDFVKAMAQKGGYVIKEGTAEKQQLVKTLWPETPKNHDLNRQIVAQSAERIAEIAQIPVPAGTKIIMVEENAGYGNNFPLTGEKLSPVAELRKCKDFDDAVTQVEQILEYQGKGHSIGIHTNIDERVTALGERIPVCKVCVNLPQSLSNSGSWTCGFPMSMTLGCGTWGHNSISHNATWKDLLNFTYVARPIPSWQPKDEELFSKEIVDALK; encoded by the coding sequence ATGATGACAAATTGCAATGAATATGTAGCGTATGACGAGTATGTGGCGCATTTGGTCAGCAAGGGAAGAGCTGCACAAAAAATCGCGGAAGGCTTTGACCAAGAGAAAGTTGATCGGCTCACGGAAGCTGTAGCCTATGCGCTTACCGTACCTGAGGTTGCCTTAAAGTTTGGTGAAAAACTTGTCGAGGAATCAGGCATGGGAATTGCGAAAGACAAGCAAGCCAAAATGTTTAGTAAAGTAAAGGGTTCTTATGCACAGATGAAGGGACAAATCTCAGTTGGACTGATTGAGAAGGACGAAGCAACCGGAATCGAAAAATATGCAAAACCCATCGGAGTAATTGGTGCGATCATCCCCATTACCAACGGTGAGGCAACACCTGTTGTAAAGTCATTGATGGCGCTGAAGACAAGAAACGCCGTTATACTGGCACCTCATCCAAAGGCGAAGAACGTCAATTGGGAGATTGCTCAGATGATCAGAGGCGTTCTGAAAGCCTTTGATGCTCCGGAAGACCTGGTTCAGGCAGTGGACCCCGATTACGTATCGGTTGAGTGCTCTCAGCAGATCATGGCTCAGGTGGACTTTATTCTTGCCACCGGAGGAACTCCTATGGTAAGACAGGCGTACTCCTCGGGAAATCCCGCCATTGGAGTAGGCACCGGGAATGTTGTTTCTATCGTAGACGGTACCACGGATATGGATGCGGTGGCTGATATGATTGTCCGGTCAAAGTCATTTGACAACGCTACTTCCTGTTCTACGGAAAACAATATCATTGTATTTGAAGACGCCTATAATGACTTTGTAAAAGCGATGGCACAAAAAGGCGGTTATGTGATTAAAGAGGGTACGGCAGAAAAGCAGCAGCTTGTAAAGACACTCTGGCCTGAAACACCGAAAAATCATGACTTGAACCGTCAGATTGTTGCCCAGTCCGCAGAACGAATTGCGGAGATCGCACAGATTCCTGTTCCCGCAGGAACAAAGATTATCATGGTTGAAGAAAACGCTGGATACGGAAACAATTTCCCGCTTACCGGCGAAAAGCTTTCACCCGTAGCTGAATTGAGAAAATGTAAAGATTTTGATGATGCCGTTACCCAGGTCGAACAGATTCTTGAGTATCAAGGTAAAGGTCATAGTATTGGAATCCATACCAATATTGATGAGCGCGTCACCGCTTTGGGGGAGAGAATTCCGGTGTGCAAAGTTTGTGTCAATTTGCCCCAAAGTCTTTCAAATTCCGGTTCGTGGACTTGCGGTTTTCCGATGTCAATGACCCTTGGCTGCGGAACCTGGGGACACAACAGCATTTCCCATAACGCAACATGGAAGGATTTGCTCAACTTTACATACGTGGCACGCCCCATTCCATCATGGCAGCCCAAAGATGAAGAATTGTTCAGTAAAGAAATCGTCGATGCCCTGAAATAA
- a CDS encoding ATP-grasp domain-containing protein: MIKRLLIANRGEIVDRIMRTCERLGIETVAVYSEADRDAPYLGKATLSYCIGPERPTESYLNINALMEAVKDSRADAVHPGYGFLSESAAFAEAVTQAGVKWIGPGPGILQSIESKCFCRWLAQELDIPVTPGTLKPVTTVKEIIMAAERVGLPVLLKLDKGGGGKGIEILENVSDSGSVTAVLDRMRRIGEKAFACGDVYVEKVIPAPRHIEVQFLADEVGNVICLGERECSIQRRYQKIIEESPSSIVSEPERNSLYEQTGKLVRDMGYVGAGTIEYLRGQDGRFYFMEVNARLQVEHPVTEFVTGLDLIEQQIKIANGEPLDLQQSDIKLFGHAIECRIYAEDSETFLPCPGTISRLLFPETSWGSVRVDHAIKQGFNVSPYYDPMLAKVIAWGKDRDAAVYNITQALKTFIIEGVENTIDASLSILESEGFQTGDFNTSYLAERKLNERITDLPA, from the coding sequence ATGATAAAAAGATTACTGATTGCAAACCGGGGTGAAATCGTAGACAGAATTATGCGTACCTGTGAACGGCTGGGAATCGAAACAGTGGCTGTATATTCCGAAGCGGATCGGGATGCACCTTATTTGGGAAAAGCGACCTTGTCCTACTGTATCGGCCCTGAGCGGCCTACGGAAAGCTATCTGAATATTAACGCCCTGATGGAGGCGGTAAAAGACTCACGGGCAGATGCTGTTCATCCAGGCTATGGATTTCTCTCGGAATCAGCAGCGTTTGCAGAAGCTGTCACCCAAGCTGGTGTGAAATGGATTGGTCCTGGTCCAGGCATCCTGCAAAGTATTGAATCGAAGTGTTTTTGCAGATGGCTGGCCCAGGAACTGGATATCCCCGTCACTCCAGGAACGCTGAAACCTGTGACAACGGTAAAAGAAATAATAATGGCAGCGGAGAGGGTAGGGCTTCCGGTGCTTCTAAAGCTGGATAAAGGCGGCGGGGGAAAAGGAATTGAAATTTTAGAGAATGTCTCTGATTCCGGAAGTGTCACGGCGGTGCTGGATCGGATGAGAAGGATTGGAGAAAAGGCTTTTGCCTGTGGGGATGTCTATGTGGAAAAGGTGATTCCTGCTCCTAGGCATATTGAAGTCCAGTTTCTGGCAGATGAAGTTGGCAACGTGATCTGCCTCGGTGAACGGGAGTGTTCCATCCAGAGGCGTTATCAAAAAATCATTGAAGAATCCCCTTCCAGTATTGTCTCAGAGCCGGAAAGAAACAGCCTTTATGAACAGACGGGAAAGCTGGTCAGAGACATGGGATATGTGGGCGCAGGCACCATCGAATATCTGAGAGGTCAGGACGGAAGGTTCTATTTTATGGAGGTCAATGCCCGGCTTCAGGTAGAACACCCTGTGACGGAATTTGTGACAGGGCTTGATTTGATTGAACAGCAGATCAAGATTGCAAACGGAGAGCCTCTTGATTTGCAGCAAAGCGATATCAAATTGTTCGGTCATGCTATTGAATGCCGTATTTATGCGGAGGATTCAGAGACCTTTTTACCTTGCCCTGGGACAATAAGCCGGTTACTTTTTCCGGAAACAAGTTGGGGGAGTGTTAGGGTCGATCATGCCATCAAGCAGGGGTTCAATGTCTCACCCTACTACGATCCCATGCTTGCCAAGGTCATCGCTTGGGGCAAGGACCGTGATGCCGCAGTCTACAACATCACCCAGGCATTGAAAACATTCATCATCGAGGGAGTGGAAAACACCATCGATGCCAGTCTCTCTATTCTTGAGAGCGAAGGCTTTCAGACAGGGGATTTCAATACATCTTATTTAGCAGAACGGAAATTAAACGAAAGAATAACCGATTTACCAGCTTGA
- the adhE gene encoding bifunctional acetaldehyde-CoA/alcohol dehydrogenase, with protein MKKEDEQKDVKKADASTPEAVLEAKLEQLRKAQEIYSHYTQEQVDKIFFAAAMAANQARIPLAKMAVEESGMGLVEDKIIKNHYAAEYVYNSFKDTKTCGVVDYDPGFGISTVLVPVGVIGAVIPTTNPTSTAIFKSLIALKTRNALIISPHPRAKKCTVEAARIVLEAAVKAGAPEGIIAWVDEPSIEFTNTIMKSVDLILATGGPAMVRSAYSSGKPAVGVGNGNCPVIFDESCNIKMAVSSVIQSKSFDNGTICASEQAVIVSDKIYNEVKEEFKFRGAYFLSPEEIERVRPIILRNGTVNVQIVGQSPQKIGELVDIKVPENAKIMIGEVTSTELDEPFAHEKLSTILTMYKSTSFDDALAKAKKLAHDGGIGHTAVLYVDATNQRDKITKFSDTINTARQLINTPSSQGAIGDLYNFKLPPSLTLGCGTWGGNSVSENVGVKHLLNKKTIAERRENMLWFRAPEKVYFKKGSLGVALKELKAVMGKKKAFIVTDGFLYSNGYTKAVTDLLDEMEIRHTTFFDVAPDPTLSCAVAGAKAMAEFKPDVIIALGGGSAMDAGKIMWTLYEHPEIDFLDLAMRFMDIRKRVYTFPKMGEKAYFIAIPTSAGTGSEVTPFAVITDENTGQKYPLADYELMPDMAVIDADLMMTMPKGLTAASGIDALTHALEAYASMLATPFTDGLALQAVKKIFDYLPASYIEGAANPVAREEMAHASSMAGMAFANAFLGICHSLAHKLGAHHHLPHGVANALLITEVMKFNAVDIPKRMGTFPQYQYPKTLQRYGEIASFIGITGKNDQEKLDKLIAKIEELKDVLNIPKTIQAAGVKESDFLASLDQMTEQAFDDQCTGANPRYPLMEEMKQIYLKVYYGK; from the coding sequence ATGAAAAAGGAAGATGAACAGAAAGATGTGAAAAAAGCTGATGCCAGCACACCTGAAGCGGTGCTGGAAGCCAAGCTTGAACAGCTGAGGAAGGCGCAGGAAATTTATTCACATTATACTCAGGAACAGGTGGACAAAATCTTTTTCGCCGCAGCCATGGCTGCAAACCAGGCCCGTATCCCCCTTGCAAAGATGGCAGTTGAAGAATCGGGAATGGGCTTAGTGGAAGATAAAATCATCAAGAATCATTATGCAGCAGAGTACGTCTATAACTCATTTAAAGACACAAAAACCTGCGGTGTGGTGGATTATGATCCCGGATTCGGAATTTCCACTGTTCTGGTACCGGTTGGTGTAATCGGTGCGGTTATCCCCACAACCAACCCTACCTCCACTGCGATTTTTAAATCACTCATTGCTTTGAAGACTCGAAATGCACTAATTATTTCACCCCATCCAAGGGCAAAGAAATGCACTGTGGAAGCAGCCCGAATCGTACTGGAAGCAGCTGTGAAAGCAGGCGCTCCGGAAGGGATCATTGCATGGGTTGATGAACCATCCATCGAGTTCACAAATACCATCATGAAGTCTGTTGATCTGATTCTTGCAACCGGCGGTCCCGCAATGGTTCGTTCCGCTTACAGCTCCGGAAAACCGGCGGTAGGAGTAGGAAATGGAAACTGCCCTGTTATCTTTGATGAAAGCTGCAATATTAAGATGGCAGTGAGTTCCGTAATCCAATCCAAGAGCTTTGACAACGGAACCATCTGTGCGTCTGAGCAGGCAGTTATCGTGTCTGATAAGATCTACAACGAAGTTAAAGAAGAATTCAAGTTCAGAGGAGCCTATTTCCTTTCTCCAGAGGAAATTGAACGGGTTCGTCCGATCATTCTCAGAAACGGTACGGTAAACGTTCAGATCGTAGGCCAGAGCCCGCAGAAGATTGGAGAATTAGTAGATATTAAAGTCCCTGAGAACGCAAAAATTATGATTGGTGAGGTCACATCCACAGAGCTTGACGAGCCCTTCGCTCATGAAAAGTTATCGACTATACTCACCATGTATAAATCCACCAGCTTTGACGATGCCCTTGCAAAAGCAAAGAAACTTGCTCATGACGGAGGTATCGGACATACGGCAGTTCTTTATGTGGACGCAACAAACCAAAGGGACAAGATTACGAAGTTCAGCGATACCATCAACACGGCGAGACAGCTGATCAATACGCCGTCCTCACAGGGCGCCATCGGAGATCTATATAACTTCAAGCTGCCGCCTTCATTGACATTGGGATGCGGAACCTGGGGCGGAAACTCTGTATCAGAGAACGTTGGTGTAAAGCATCTGCTCAATAAAAAGACAATTGCGGAAAGAAGGGAAAATATGCTGTGGTTCAGAGCGCCGGAAAAGGTTTACTTTAAAAAAGGCAGTCTTGGGGTGGCGTTAAAGGAGCTGAAGGCTGTGATGGGTAAGAAGAAGGCATTTATCGTAACAGATGGCTTCCTTTACAGCAATGGTTATACCAAGGCTGTTACCGATCTGCTGGACGAGATGGAAATTCGTCATACAACGTTCTTTGATGTTGCTCCTGATCCGACGCTTTCCTGTGCTGTAGCAGGAGCCAAGGCCATGGCAGAATTCAAACCGGATGTTATCATCGCCCTCGGAGGCGGTTCTGCAATGGACGCCGGAAAAATCATGTGGACGCTGTATGAACATCCGGAAATTGACTTCCTGGATCTGGCTATGCGTTTTATGGACATCAGAAAAAGGGTTTATACCTTTCCTAAAATGGGGGAAAAGGCATACTTCATTGCTATTCCCACCTCGGCAGGTACCGGCAGTGAAGTGACACCCTTTGCGGTTATTACGGATGAAAACACCGGACAGAAATATCCTCTGGCGGATTACGAGCTGATGCCTGATATGGCAGTCATCGATGCCGACCTAATGATGACCATGCCCAAGGGCCTTACCGCAGCTTCCGGTATTGACGCGCTGACCCATGCGCTTGAGGCTTACGCATCCATGCTGGCCACTCCTTTCACCGACGGACTGGCACTGCAGGCTGTGAAGAAGATCTTTGATTACCTGCCAGCCTCTTATATAGAAGGTGCCGCCAATCCGGTGGCCAGAGAAGAAATGGCCCATGCATCCTCCATGGCAGGTATGGCCTTTGCCAACGCCTTCCTGGGCATTTGCCACTCCCTGGCGCACAAACTTGGCGCTCACCATCACTTGCCTCACGGTGTTGCCAACGCACTGCTGATCACTGAGGTTATGAAGTTCAATGCGGTGGATATCCCCAAGAGAATGGGTACCTTCCCGCAGTATCAATATCCGAAAACCCTTCAGCGTTATGGCGAGATCGCTTCCTTTATCGGGATAACCGGCAAAAACGATCAGGAAAAGCTTGATAAGCTGATTGCCAAAATTGAAGAGCTGAAGGATGTGCTGAACATTCCAAAGACCATTCAGGCTGCCGGTGTAAAGGAATCAGATTTCCTTGCATCACTGGATCAGATGACGGAACAGGCGTTTGATGATCAGTGTACAGGTGCTAACCCCAGATATCCGTTGATGGAAGAGATGAAGCAGATCTATTTGAAGGTTTATTATGGCAAATAG
- a CDS encoding methylmalonyl-CoA carboxyltransferase translates to MNKLDGLFEKKHEIALGGGQKRIDAQHARNKLTARERMEILFDKGSFRELDVFVSHRCHNFGMEENHAPGDGVVTGFGRIEGRPVYAFAQDFTVLGGSLGEAHADKIVKVQQMALRMGAPLVGIYDSGGARIQEGVNSLDGFAKIFYQNTISSGVIPQISVIMGPCAGGAVYSPAITDFIFMVDQTSQMFITGPLVIKAVTGEDISSEALGGAKTHNTVSGVAQFIGKNDKETLLEVRELLGYLPSSNREPVPCLEITDAPDRLVEWFNGFIPDDPKKPYDIYEIIKGLADHGEYYDVMPLFAKNMATCFIRINGKTVGVIANQPLFMAGCLDINSSDKAARFIRFCDAFRIPLLTLVDVPGFLPGVEQETGGIIRHGAKMLFAYCEATVPKVTMVLRKAYGGAYIAMCSRGLGSDINFAWPTAQIAVMGAEGAADIVFTKEINSSAAPEEKRKEKIAEYEEKFNNPYCAAERGYVEDIIEPATARQKVLEAFEMLRTKTQELPEKRHGNIPL, encoded by the coding sequence ATGAATAAGCTGGATGGTCTTTTCGAGAAAAAACATGAAATTGCCCTCGGCGGCGGTCAGAAGCGTATTGATGCGCAGCACGCAAGGAACAAGCTGACGGCGAGAGAACGTATGGAAATTTTATTTGATAAAGGGAGCTTTCGCGAACTCGACGTTTTTGTGTCTCACAGGTGTCATAATTTTGGCATGGAGGAGAACCACGCCCCCGGAGATGGAGTCGTTACAGGATTTGGGCGTATTGAAGGGAGACCAGTCTATGCTTTCGCTCAGGATTTTACCGTTCTTGGAGGGTCGCTGGGGGAAGCCCACGCAGATAAGATCGTGAAAGTCCAGCAGATGGCATTACGGATGGGCGCCCCTCTTGTAGGAATCTATGATTCCGGAGGGGCGAGGATTCAGGAGGGTGTAAATTCCCTGGATGGTTTTGCAAAGATCTTTTACCAGAACACCATATCTTCCGGAGTCATCCCGCAGATCTCTGTTATCATGGGGCCCTGCGCTGGAGGGGCTGTCTATTCACCTGCGATTACAGACTTTATCTTCATGGTGGATCAGACCAGTCAGATGTTCATCACCGGCCCCCTTGTAATCAAGGCTGTAACTGGGGAAGATATCTCCTCTGAAGCACTGGGGGGTGCGAAGACGCATAATACCGTCAGCGGCGTCGCTCAGTTCATCGGAAAAAATGACAAGGAAACGTTACTGGAGGTACGGGAACTACTCGGCTATCTTCCCTCCAGCAACAGAGAACCGGTACCGTGTCTAGAAATCACAGATGCACCTGACAGACTGGTTGAATGGTTTAACGGGTTTATTCCGGATGATCCAAAGAAACCCTATGACATTTATGAAATTATAAAAGGATTGGCGGATCATGGTGAATATTATGATGTAATGCCGCTCTTTGCAAAAAATATGGCCACATGTTTTATCCGAATCAATGGAAAGACGGTAGGCGTTATTGCCAACCAACCGCTCTTCATGGCAGGTTGTCTTGATATTAATTCTTCGGATAAGGCAGCCCGATTTATACGGTTCTGCGATGCATTTCGGATACCTCTGTTGACACTTGTGGATGTTCCGGGGTTTTTGCCCGGCGTGGAGCAGGAGACGGGAGGAATCATCCGCCACGGAGCGAAAATGCTCTTTGCTTATTGCGAAGCAACGGTGCCAAAAGTAACCATGGTTCTCCGAAAAGCTTATGGCGGTGCTTACATTGCCATGTGCAGCAGGGGCCTTGGCAGCGACATCAATTTCGCATGGCCTACGGCGCAAATCGCTGTAATGGGCGCAGAGGGAGCGGCTGATATTGTATTCACAAAGGAAATTAACAGTTCTGCTGCTCCCGAGGAAAAGAGGAAAGAAAAGATTGCAGAATACGAAGAGAAGTTCAATAATCCCTACTGTGCCGCAGAACGTGGATACGTTGAGGATATCATCGAGCCTGCTACAGCAAGACAGAAGGTCCTGGAGGCTTTCGAAATGCTTCGGACGAAGACACAGGAACTGCCGGAGAAACGGCATGGAAACATACCACTGTAG
- a CDS encoding crotonase yields MADYKNIIYKVEEGLATVTINRPEALNALNVDVFDELLDAFITIKNAEEIRAVILTGTGRAFVAGADIAYMKDKTASELRDWAHKAQGVMEYIENIEKPVIAAVNGFALGGGNELSMAADIRFASDKAKFGQPEVNLGIFPFFGGTQRLSRLVGEGTAKYLIFSAEMIDAQEAYRIGLVQKVFPAEELLAESEKFARLIMSKSPIGVKMAKTAITTGLNLDIKSGIALEAEAAVSTFCSADRTEGMSAFLEKRGAVFQNK; encoded by the coding sequence ATGGCAGATTATAAAAATATTATATACAAAGTGGAAGAAGGCCTTGCCACTGTGACGATTAATAGGCCCGAAGCCCTGAATGCGCTGAATGTAGACGTATTTGACGAACTGCTTGACGCCTTTATAACCATTAAGAACGCAGAGGAAATCAGAGCGGTCATACTGACAGGCACAGGCAGGGCCTTTGTAGCTGGCGCCGATATTGCTTATATGAAGGACAAAACCGCATCTGAGCTGCGAGATTGGGCTCACAAGGCACAGGGTGTCATGGAATACATAGAAAACATCGAAAAACCGGTAATTGCCGCTGTAAATGGCTTTGCACTGGGCGGGGGCAATGAACTGTCCATGGCTGCGGATATCCGTTTTGCGTCGGACAAGGCAAAATTCGGTCAACCAGAGGTCAATTTAGGTATTTTCCCCTTTTTCGGAGGCACCCAGAGGCTTTCACGCCTGGTAGGTGAAGGAACAGCGAAGTATCTGATCTTCAGCGCCGAAATGATCGATGCTCAAGAAGCCTACCGGATTGGTCTCGTTCAAAAGGTATTTCCTGCGGAAGAGCTCCTTGCCGAAAGCGAGAAATTTGCTCGTCTGATTATGAGTAAATCACCCATCGGCGTGAAGATGGCAAAAACTGCCATCACCACCGGGTTGAATCTGGATATCAAGTCAGGGATTGCCCTTGAGGCAGAAGCCGCTGTCAGCACCTTCTGCTCTGCAGACAGAACCGAAGGAATGAGCGCATTCCTGGAGAAAAGAGGCGCTGTCTTCCAGAATAAATAA
- a CDS encoding acetyl-CoA carboxylase biotin carboxyl carrier protein subunit — translation MKYEVKSPMPATVLEVLVTTGEKVSEKTIVATLESMKMEMPIFADVDGTVTSISASPNTTVPKGGVLVIIE, via the coding sequence ATGAAATATGAAGTAAAATCACCAATGCCTGCCACCGTGCTTGAAGTTCTGGTAACAACAGGAGAAAAGGTAAGCGAAAAAACCATTGTGGCCACATTGGAATCGATGAAAATGGAAATGCCCATTTTTGCGGATGTGGATGGAACAGTAACCTCCATATCGGCGTCGCCGAATACCACGGTGCCCAAAGGTGGAGTATTGGTCATAATCGAATAA